One genomic segment of Helicoverpa zea isolate HzStark_Cry1AcR chromosome 22, ilHelZeax1.1, whole genome shotgun sequence includes these proteins:
- the LOC124641388 gene encoding formin-E-like, translating to MGKRSRSRTEHDYESLAKKVKSLEKLLRARKDRQHVTRHRLSSTSSSSSCTSCSSSDSSAGSGRSPAARPHAYQDLFCIEGAPAIEPEPSTSAAPHVAPPYPPPQRTTPPSPAVPPPPPPPGPAVADTVESPPAPATVDANIYVTGTEPAPPDSQVTPQINDEIMQLLGEDPSQKRVYGNDIQPDLAVRLQHVATSGLSKEARKELLDKYLVPANCTLIDAPLLNPEVKVAIPETVHKRDKGIENKQKQIASAITCIAQALTLLISSEQTASSTELIRLLMDAQKILCDSQNSDSLVRRNFILFVMKKELKDQLQATKIDNFLFSAQLADTLKAAKAINKTGGDMKPAPPKQPAKKVTNPNVQKHHLNWRAPPQSHRSKGTQRRKEPAPRNRHEPSSKQSSRPATSRGRR from the exons ATGGGAAAACGTTCTCGTTCTCGTACCGAGCACGACTATGAGTCGTTAGCAAAAAAAGTTAAGTCGTTAGAAAAATTGTTGCGCGCTCGGAAAGATCGACAACACGTGACACGCCACCGCCTGTCCTCCACGTCGTCATCGTCGTCATGCACCTCGTGCTCGTCGAGTGATAGCTCCGCGGGATCGGGCCGCAGCCCCGCCGCGCGCCCTCACGCTTACCAGGACCTGTTTTGTATTGAAG GTGCACCGGCGATCGAACCTGAACCGTCAACAAGTGCCGCTCCTCACGTCGCTCCGCCATACCCGCCGCCGCAGCGCACCACCCCGCCGTCACCCGCCGTgccgccgccaccgcctccGCCGGGTCCCGCCGTGGCCGATACTGTGGAATCGCCGCCAGCCCCAGCGACAGTTGACGCGAACATCTATGTCACAGGGACAGAGCCTGCACCACCAGACTCGCAGGTGACACCTCAAATTAACGATGAGATTATGCAGCTGCTTGGTGAGGACCCCTCCCAGAAAAGAGTCTATGGAAACGACATCCAACCTGACTTGGCCGTACGTCTCCAGCACGTGGCTACTTCAGGTCTGTCTAAGGAAGCCCGGAAGGAACTTTTGGATAAATACCTGGTTCCCGCTAACTGCACCTTGATCGATGCACCCTTACTGAATCCAGAAGTAAAAGTTGCCATCCCCGAAACTGTCCACAAAAGGGACAAGGGtattgaaaacaaacaaaagcaaatCGCATCCGCTATAACCTGTATTGCGCAAGCTCTCACCTTGCTTATATCATCTGAACAGACTGCCTCATCCACAGAACTTATTAGGCTTTTAATGgatgcacaaaaaatattatgcgaTAGCCAAAACTCTGATTCGCTTGTGAGGAGGAACTTTATACTCTTCGTCATGAAAAAAGAACTTAAAGATCAGCTTCAGGCGacaaaaattgataatttcctTTTTAGTGCTCAGCTAGCAGATACGCTTAAAGCTGCAAAAGCTATAAACAAAACAGGAGGCGACATGAAACCTGCACCTCCCAAACAGCCTGCTAAAAAAGTGACAAACCCAAACGTACAGAAACATCATTTAAACTGGCGAGCCCCTCCCCAGAGCCACAGGTCGAAGGGAACCCAGAGGCGAAAGGAACCTGCACCCAGGAATCGGCACGAGCCCTCCTCGAAACAGTCATCGCGTCCAGCAACGAGCCGCGGCCGCCGCTAG